The genomic interval GTAAATAGTCTATTGTCTCTTCAATGGAATTTGAGACGAACTACATACGGATGAAAAGGAAATCTAGATTTTTAATGGATTGCTTTCTTTTTCAAAAGACTTAACTAATTCTATAATAGTGAATAACAGCAAGTGATTCAGTAAAACTAAAAATCATTTTTTTTAGAAAAAACACCCTTAAAACTGCTTCGGCTTTTGATTTTTCGCTGCCGCTTCTACCAATTCAATAATTCGTTTTTGCCTCGTTTCGGGTCTTTTTGCCAATACCAACCATGCCAACATCATTTTTCGAACTGATTTACTCAAACTCAAGAAATAGTCCTTCGAGCCAGGTTGGGTTTCAAATTCCAATTCCAAATCTACTGGAATGGTCAATTCTTCTACCGTGTCTAAAATGTTCCAAGAACCATTCTTCTTGGCTAGCTCAATAATATCCAAACCAGCTTGAGTCATTTTACCCGCTTCAATCAATCGCACAATTTTTCCCTTGTTTACTTTCGACCAAGTACTTTGTGCTTTCCGCTTCCCGAAATACTGAATAAATCGGTACTCATCTAGTGTTTTTCGCGTGCTATCGATCCAACCAAAACAAAGCGCCTCATCCACCGCATCGCTCCACGCAATAGAAGGAATACCCGATTTTTGCTTGTAGCAAATCACCCAAATAGATTGTTTTTCCTGATGATTTTCTTCCAACCAAGTTCTCCATTCTAGAATGGATGTGGGATAAAATGTATCTAGTTCTTTCATACGATATCAGTTGGTAAATTACAATGGTTGTTTTATGTAGTGCTCAGGTAGGATTAGGAGGAAAAATAGACGCCGTTTTTCCTAAACAATTTACCCAATTTGACTTGTTGTTTTTTAGTTAAATGACTGTCTGAAAGTGAAATTGTTCTGAGCCTATCCATATTAGCATAACACTTGGGTATCAGTTCTATTGGATTTGAATAAGCTGTTATAGTTTCTAATTGTTTTAGTCCACATAATGCATCTGGCAATACCGTTATTTTATTATTGCTGATGTCAAGTGCAAATAGATTCGTGAGGTTTCCAATACTTAAAGGTAGTTGAGTTAGTTGATTGTTTTTCAGGCTAAGTTGTGTAAGGAGCGTTAGATTTCCAATCCTATCAGGCAATGATTCCAATAAATTGTCGTGAATGAATAGACTTTCAATTAATCTACAATTACCAATTTCATTAGGAAGAGATGTTATGCGGT from Fluviicola taffensis DSM 16823 carries:
- a CDS encoding YdeI/OmpD-associated family protein gives rise to the protein MKELDTFYPTSILEWRTWLEENHQEKQSIWVICYKQKSGIPSIAWSDAVDEALCFGWIDSTRKTLDEYRFIQYFGKRKAQSTWSKVNKGKIVRLIEAGKMTQAGLDIIELAKKNGSWNILDTVEELTIPVDLELEFETQPGSKDYFLSLSKSVRKMMLAWLVLAKRPETRQKRIIELVEAAAKNQKPKQF